From Pseudomonas sp. G.S.17, the proteins below share one genomic window:
- a CDS encoding ribbon-helix-helix domain-containing protein, which yields MTMVRGVERDVQDLNRHGKIRNDPFVEDFNMNLAQPHSKSVRLNGLATCLRLENVYWNILGTIARSNNCSVNAVLSYIDREVHLRYGGVKNFSGLIRVVCVAHVLKGDNLDLVQA from the coding sequence ATCACCATGGTTCGAGGGGTTGAGCGCGACGTACAAGACTTAAACCGTCACGGAAAAATACGTAATGATCCTTTTGTCGAGGATTTCAACATGAATCTGGCGCAACCGCATTCCAAGTCGGTGCGCCTCAATGGGTTGGCAACTTGCCTGCGGCTGGAAAACGTTTACTGGAACATTCTTGGAACCATTGCCCGGTCAAACAACTGTTCGGTCAATGCGGTGCTGTCCTACATCGACAGGGAAGTTCATTTGCGCTACGGCGGCGTGAAGAACTTCAGCGGCCTTATCAGGGTGGTCTGTGTGGCTCATGTCCTGAAAGGCGATAACCTGGATCTGGTCCAGGCGTAG
- the aspS gene encoding aspartate--tRNA ligase, with protein MMRSHYCGQLNESLEGQEITLCGWVHRRRDHGGVIFLDIRDREGLAQVVFDPDRADTFAAADRVRSEYVVKITGKVRARPAGAVNANMASGAIEVLGYELEVLNESETPPFPLNEYSDVGEETRLRYRFIDLRRPEMAEKLRLRSRITTSIRRYLDENGFLDVETPILTRATPEGARDYLVPSRTHPGSFFALPQSPQLFKQLLMVAGFDRYYQIAKCFRDEDLRADRQPEFTQIDIETSFLNEEDIIGLTEKMIRQLFKEVLDLEFGDFPHMTFAEAMRRYGSDKPDLRNPLELVDVADQLKDVDFKVFSGPANDPKCRIAALRVPGGASIPRKQIDDYTKFVGIYGAKGLAYIKVNERANGVDGLQSPIVKNIPEANLNVILDRVGAVDGDIVFFGADKAKIVSEALGALRIKVGNDFKLHTCEWAPMWVVDFPMFEENDDGSFTALHHPFTAPKCSPEELEANPATALSRAYDMVLNGTELGGGSIRIHRKEMQQAVFRLLGIAEDEQQEKFGFLLDALKYGAPPHGGLAFGLDRLVMLMTGAQSIREVIAFPKTQSAADVMTQAPGVVDAKALRELHIRLREQPKAE; from the coding sequence ATGATGCGCAGCCATTATTGCGGCCAACTGAACGAGAGCCTGGAAGGTCAGGAAATTACCCTTTGCGGATGGGTCCACCGTCGTCGTGACCATGGAGGGGTAATTTTCCTCGACATACGTGATCGCGAAGGCCTGGCCCAAGTGGTCTTCGACCCGGATCGCGCCGATACCTTCGCTGCCGCCGACCGCGTGCGCAGCGAGTATGTCGTCAAGATCACCGGCAAGGTGCGTGCTCGTCCAGCAGGCGCAGTGAATGCCAATATGGCCTCGGGCGCCATCGAAGTGCTGGGCTACGAGCTCGAAGTACTGAACGAGTCGGAAACCCCGCCGTTCCCGCTGAACGAGTACTCGGACGTCGGCGAAGAAACCCGCCTGCGTTATCGCTTTATCGACCTGCGTCGTCCGGAAATGGCCGAGAAGCTGCGTCTGCGTTCGCGCATCACCACCAGCATCCGTCGTTACCTTGATGAAAACGGCTTCCTGGACGTCGAGACGCCGATCCTGACTCGCGCGACGCCGGAAGGCGCCCGCGACTATCTGGTGCCAAGCCGCACACATCCGGGCAGTTTCTTTGCCTTGCCGCAATCGCCGCAGCTGTTCAAGCAGCTGTTGATGGTTGCCGGCTTCGATCGCTACTACCAGATCGCCAAGTGCTTCCGCGACGAAGACCTGCGTGCCGACCGTCAGCCCGAATTCACCCAGATCGACATCGAAACCAGCTTCCTTAATGAAGAAGACATCATCGGCCTGACCGAGAAGATGATTCGTCAGCTGTTCAAGGAAGTGCTCGACCTGGAATTTGGCGATTTCCCGCACATGACCTTCGCAGAAGCCATGCGTCGTTATGGTTCGGACAAGCCGGACCTGCGTAACCCGCTGGAACTGGTCGACGTTGCCGATCAGCTCAAGGACGTCGACTTCAAGGTGTTCAGCGGCCCGGCCAACGACCCGAAATGTCGTATTGCCGCTCTGCGTGTTCCAGGCGGGGCAAGCATCCCGCGCAAGCAGATCGACGATTACACCAAATTCGTCGGCATCTACGGTGCCAAGGGCCTGGCGTACATCAAGGTCAATGAGCGCGCCAACGGCGTTGATGGTCTGCAGTCGCCAATCGTCAAGAACATCCCGGAAGCCAACCTCAACGTGATCCTTGATCGTGTTGGCGCGGTGGATGGCGATATCGTGTTCTTCGGTGCGGACAAAGCCAAGATTGTCAGCGAGGCCCTGGGCGCGCTGCGGATCAAAGTCGGTAACGACTTCAAGCTGCACACCTGCGAGTGGGCACCGATGTGGGTCGTGGACTTCCCGATGTTCGAAGAGAACGACGACGGCAGCTTCACTGCGCTGCACCACCCGTTCACTGCACCCAAGTGCAGCCCGGAAGAGCTGGAAGCCAATCCGGCAACCGCTCTGTCCCGCGCCTACGACATGGTGCTCAACGGCACCGAGCTGGGCGGCGGTTCGATCCGTATCCATCGCAAGGAAATGCAACAGGCGGTCTTCCGCTTGCTGGGTATTGCCGAAGACGAGCAGCAGGAGAAGTTTGGCTTCCTGCTCGACGCCCTGAAATATGGCGCGCCACCCCATGGTGGTCTGGCATTCGGTCTGGATCGTCTGGTCATGCTGATGACCGGCGCCCAGTCGATTCGTGAAGTCATTGCCTTCCCGAAAACCCAGAGTGCAGCGGACGTGATGACCCAGGCGCCTGGCGTGGTTGACGCCAAGGCGTTGCGTGAATTGCACATCCGTTTGCGCGAACAGCCGAAAGCCGAGTAA
- a CDS encoding YebC/PmpR family DNA-binding transcriptional regulator — protein sequence MAGHSKWANIKHRKERQDAKKGKIFTKWIRELTVAARQGGGDPGTNPRLRLALDKALGANMTRDTIDRAVARGAGAAEGDDVEELGYEGYGPGGVAVMVECMTDNRNRTAAAVRHAFVKCGGNLGTDGSVAYLFDRKGQISFAAGVDEDALIEAAMEADADDVVTNEDGSIDVFTSFAGFYAVRNALEAAGFKATDAEIVMLPTTSAVLDLETAEKVLKLIDMLEDLDDVQNVYSNAEIPDDVMEQLG from the coding sequence ATGGCAGGTCATTCTAAGTGGGCGAACATCAAGCACCGCAAAGAGCGTCAGGATGCCAAGAAAGGCAAGATCTTCACCAAGTGGATTCGTGAGCTGACCGTCGCTGCCCGTCAGGGCGGTGGTGATCCGGGCACCAACCCGCGTTTGCGTCTGGCGCTGGACAAGGCTCTGGGTGCCAACATGACTCGCGACACCATCGACCGCGCGGTTGCGCGTGGCGCCGGTGCTGCGGAAGGTGACGATGTTGAAGAGCTGGGTTACGAAGGTTACGGGCCAGGTGGCGTGGCGGTCATGGTCGAATGCATGACGGACAATCGCAATCGCACGGCGGCAGCGGTTCGTCATGCATTCGTCAAATGCGGTGGCAATCTGGGGACCGACGGTTCGGTTGCCTATCTGTTTGATCGCAAGGGGCAGATTTCCTTTGCCGCAGGCGTTGATGAAGACGCACTGATCGAAGCCGCCATGGAAGCCGATGCCGACGACGTGGTGACCAACGAAGATGGCTCCATCGACGTATTCACGTCCTTCGCCGGTTTTTATGCCGTGCGCAACGCCCTTGAGGCCGCCGGTTTCAAGGCTACGGACGCCGAAATCGTCATGCTGCCGACCACCAGTGCCGTGCTGGATCTGGAAACCGCTGAAAAAGTCCTCAAGCTGATCGACATGCTCGAAGACCTGGATGACGTGCAGAACGTGTATTCCAACGCGGAAATTCCGGACGATGTCATGGAGCAGCTTGGCTGA
- the ruvC gene encoding crossover junction endodeoxyribonuclease RuvC, translated as MTLILGIDPGSRITGYGVVRDTGRGCVYVASGCIRTGSGELHERLQIVYRGVREVIQTYGPVTMGIEKVFMARNADSALKLGQARGAAIVAGAEESLEIAEYTATQVKQAVAGTGGANKEQVMMMVMHLLKLTQKPQIDASDALAIALCHAHTRSSLIPHGLGTARSRGGRLRL; from the coding sequence ATGACTCTTATTCTTGGTATCGACCCCGGTTCGCGAATTACCGGCTATGGCGTGGTGCGTGACACCGGTCGCGGTTGTGTCTACGTGGCGTCGGGTTGCATCAGAACCGGAAGCGGCGAGCTGCACGAGCGCTTGCAGATTGTCTATCGCGGCGTGCGCGAGGTCATTCAAACCTACGGCCCGGTAACCATGGGCATCGAAAAGGTCTTCATGGCGCGCAACGCTGACTCGGCCCTCAAGCTGGGGCAGGCGCGGGGTGCGGCCATCGTTGCCGGCGCCGAGGAAAGCCTGGAAATCGCCGAGTACACCGCGACCCAGGTCAAGCAGGCGGTAGCGGGGACCGGCGGTGCGAATAAAGAGCAGGTCATGATGATGGTCATGCATTTGCTCAAGCTGACCCAAAAACCGCAGATCGATGCGTCGGATGCTCTGGCAATCGCCTTGTGCCACGCGCATACCCGATCCAGCCTGATTCCCCACGGCCTGGGGACTGCGCGAAGTCGCGGTGGCCGGTTGCGGTTATAG
- the ruvA gene encoding Holliday junction branch migration protein RuvA, translating into MIGRLRGFLAEKQPPHLVLDVNGVGYELEVPMTTLYRLPHVGEPVTLHTHLVVREDAHLLYGFYEKRERELFRELIRLNGVGPKLALALMSGLEVDELVRCVQAQDTSALTRIPGVGKKTAERLLVELKDRFKAWETLPGTFTLVSNGPNVLEPVASAESDAVSALISLGYKPQEASKAVSAIKEKDLSSADLIRRALKGMA; encoded by the coding sequence GTGATTGGACGCTTACGCGGCTTTTTGGCCGAGAAACAGCCGCCGCATCTGGTGCTGGATGTCAACGGCGTCGGTTATGAGCTGGAAGTCCCCATGACTACACTCTATCGACTGCCGCATGTTGGCGAACCGGTGACGCTGCACACCCATTTGGTGGTCCGCGAAGACGCGCATCTGCTCTACGGTTTTTACGAAAAACGTGAGCGCGAACTGTTTCGCGAGCTGATCAGGCTCAATGGCGTCGGCCCGAAACTGGCGCTGGCCTTGATGTCGGGTCTGGAAGTCGACGAGTTGGTGCGTTGCGTGCAAGCTCAGGACACCTCGGCCTTGACCCGAATTCCGGGAGTGGGCAAGAAAACCGCCGAGCGCCTGCTGGTCGAGCTCAAGGACCGATTCAAGGCCTGGGAAACATTACCTGGCACTTTTACCCTGGTTTCCAATGGCCCGAACGTGCTGGAACCGGTAGCGTCAGCAGAGTCCGACGCGGTCAGCGCGCTGATTTCCCTGGGCTACAAACCTCAGGAGGCGAGTAAAGCCGTCTCCGCGATCAAGGAAAAAGACTTGAGCAGTGCTGATTTGATTCGACGTGCCCTGAAGGGAATGGCTTAA
- the ruvB gene encoding Holliday junction branch migration DNA helicase RuvB → MIDADRLITATGGRERDEQLDRAIRPLSLADYIGQPTVREQMELFIQAARGRNEALDHTLIFGPPGLGKTTLANIIAQEMSVSIKSTSGPVLERPGDLAAILTNLEPNDVLFIDEIHRLSPIVEEVLYPAMEDFQLDIMIGEGPAARSIKLDLPPFTLVGATTRAGMLTNPLRDRFGIVQRLEFYSIPDLTTIVTRSAGILGLPIEPEGAFEIARRARGTPRIANRLLRRVRDFAEVRGNGQITKSIADLALNLLDVDEHGFDHQDRRLLLTMIEKFDGGPVGVDSLAAAISEERHTIEDVLEPYLIQQGYIMRTPRGRVVTRHAYLHFGLNLPSRMGEMPVAEDFVENNDN, encoded by the coding sequence GTGATTGATGCTGACCGCCTGATAACCGCCACTGGCGGCCGTGAACGTGACGAACAACTGGATCGCGCGATTCGCCCCCTCAGCCTTGCCGACTACATTGGCCAGCCAACCGTGCGCGAGCAGATGGAGTTGTTCATCCAGGCCGCCCGCGGTCGCAACGAGGCCCTGGATCACACGCTGATCTTCGGCCCGCCGGGCCTGGGCAAAACGACACTGGCCAATATCATTGCCCAGGAAATGTCGGTATCGATCAAAAGCACTTCCGGTCCGGTGCTGGAGCGACCGGGTGACCTGGCAGCGATCCTGACCAATCTGGAGCCCAATGACGTGCTGTTCATTGATGAAATCCACCGGTTGTCGCCGATTGTCGAGGAAGTGCTGTACCCGGCCATGGAAGACTTCCAGCTGGACATCATGATCGGCGAAGGTCCGGCCGCGCGCTCAATCAAGCTCGACCTGCCACCGTTCACCCTGGTCGGCGCGACGACCAGGGCCGGGATGCTGACCAATCCGTTGCGCGACCGCTTTGGTATCGTCCAGCGTCTGGAGTTCTACAGCATCCCCGACCTGACGACGATCGTGACCCGTTCGGCAGGGATTCTCGGCCTGCCCATCGAGCCGGAGGGCGCTTTCGAAATCGCCCGTCGCGCGCGGGGCACGCCACGTATAGCCAACCGGTTGCTGCGTCGCGTTCGGGATTTCGCCGAAGTGCGCGGCAACGGGCAAATCACCAAATCCATCGCCGACCTGGCGTTGAACCTGCTGGACGTCGATGAACACGGTTTCGATCACCAGGACCGGCGTCTGCTGTTGACCATGATCGAGAAATTCGACGGCGGTCCGGTGGGTGTCGACAGCCTGGCGGCGGCAATCAGTGAAGAACGTCACACCATCGAAGATGTACTCGAACCCTATTTGATCCAGCAAGGCTATATCATGCGCACACCTCGCGGCCGTGTGGTCACGCGGCATGCTTACCTGCACTTTGGTTTGAATCTGCCTTCACGGATGGGGGAAATGCCGGTCGCGGAAGATTTTGTCGAGAATAATGACAATTAA
- the ybgC gene encoding tol-pal system-associated acyl-CoA thioesterase, whose protein sequence is MRAQNGVQSFAHRCRVYYEDTDAGGIVYYVNYLKFMERARTERLRELGFAQSALAGENLLFVVHSSEARYHKPARLDDELLVSAEVIELNRASLRFKQQVRRAADATLLCEGQFLVACVRADSLKPRAIPEALRAAFADQSGAGTHSEQEIKRGS, encoded by the coding sequence ATGCGCGCGCAAAACGGGGTTCAGTCGTTCGCACATCGTTGTCGGGTTTATTACGAAGACACCGATGCTGGCGGCATCGTCTATTACGTCAATTATCTGAAATTCATGGAGCGGGCTCGTACCGAGCGGCTGCGGGAATTGGGGTTCGCCCAATCCGCGCTGGCGGGGGAGAACCTGTTGTTCGTCGTGCATTCCAGCGAGGCGCGTTATCACAAGCCGGCGCGATTGGATGACGAACTGCTGGTCAGCGCCGAAGTAATCGAATTGAACCGTGCCAGCCTGCGCTTCAAGCAACAGGTCAGGCGGGCTGCGGATGCAACGCTGCTCTGTGAAGGGCAGTTTTTGGTGGCGTGCGTACGCGCCGATAGTTTGAAACCCCGGGCCATTCCCGAAGCTTTGCGTGCGGCCTTTGCCGACCAGAGCGGCGCGGGTACACATTCAGAGCAGGAGATAAAGCGTGGAAGCTAA
- the tolQ gene encoding protein TolQ, giving the protein MEANVVDHSSMWSLVSNASVVVQLVMLILVAASVTSWVMIFQRSNMLRAGRRALESFEERFWSGIDLSKLYRQAGSNPDPDSGVEQIFRAGFKEFSRLRQQAGVDPDAVMEGVARAMRVAISREEEKLEAGLSFLATVGSTSPYIGLFGTVWGIMNSFRGLATAQQATLATVAPGIAEALIATAIGLFAAIPAVIAYNRFAARSETLISRYYTFADEFQAILHRKVHTSEE; this is encoded by the coding sequence GTGGAAGCTAACGTCGTCGACCATTCCTCCATGTGGAGTTTGGTCAGTAATGCCAGCGTCGTGGTTCAGTTGGTGATGCTGATCCTGGTGGCTGCTTCAGTCACTTCGTGGGTCATGATTTTTCAGCGCAGCAATATGCTGCGCGCTGGACGGCGTGCGCTGGAAAGCTTCGAGGAGCGTTTCTGGTCCGGTATCGATTTGTCCAAGCTGTATCGTCAGGCCGGCAGCAACCCGGACCCTGATTCCGGTGTCGAGCAGATCTTCCGCGCTGGTTTCAAGGAATTCTCCCGCCTGCGTCAACAGGCCGGCGTCGATCCTGATGCGGTCATGGAAGGTGTGGCGCGTGCCATGCGCGTGGCTATTTCCCGTGAAGAAGAAAAACTTGAAGCCGGCCTGTCGTTTCTTGCCACTGTCGGCTCCACCAGCCCCTACATCGGCCTGTTCGGTACCGTCTGGGGCATCATGAACTCCTTCCGTGGCCTGGCTACCGCACAACAGGCGACACTCGCCACTGTTGCGCCGGGTATTGCCGAAGCCTTGATCGCAACAGCCATTGGCCTGTTCGCGGCGATTCCTGCAGTAATCGCTTATAACCGTTTCGCCGCTCGCAGCGAGACCTTGATCAGCCGTTACTACACCTTCGCCGACGAATTCCAGGCCATCCTGCACCGTAAAGTGCACACCAGCGAAGAGTGA
- the tolR gene encoding protein TolR yields the protein MARDRRKKRKPTAEMNVVPYIDVMLVLLVIFMVTAPMINQGVKVDLPKVSSEALPQDNNNQVLTISIKADKTYYWNLGSEVDTDKQMDKAMTLPQLTSAVTKIVASGREAGKQTQVFIRGDKTVDYGSVMGTMGGLQKAGVGNVGLITEAP from the coding sequence ATCGCTCGAGATCGACGCAAAAAACGCAAGCCGACCGCTGAAATGAACGTGGTGCCGTACATCGACGTGATGTTGGTGCTGCTGGTCATCTTCATGGTCACTGCACCCATGATCAATCAGGGCGTGAAAGTTGATTTGCCCAAGGTCTCCAGTGAGGCTTTGCCGCAAGACAACAACAATCAGGTCCTGACCATTTCGATCAAGGCTGACAAGACCTACTACTGGAACCTTGGCAGCGAAGTCGATACCGACAAGCAGATGGACAAGGCAATGACCCTGCCGCAGCTGACCTCGGCGGTGACCAAGATCGTCGCCTCCGGTCGTGAAGCGGGCAAGCAGACGCAGGTCTTCATTCGTGGTGACAAAACCGTTGATTACGGCTCGGTGATGGGCACGATGGGCGGGTTGCAGAAAGCCGGGGTCGGCAATGTTGGTTTGATTACTGAGGCACCCTGA
- the tolA gene encoding cell envelope integrity protein TolA, whose translation MQPIREPSASESYFWPGIWAVALHILIFGLLFVSFAMTPDLPESKPIVQATLYQLKSKSQATTQTNQKIAGEAKKSAARQTEAEQLEQKLVEQKKQEAVKAAEQKKEEAAQKAEEQKADEAAQKAEQKAEEAKKADDAKKADDAKKADEAKKVNDAKKVEEKQLADIAKKKAEEDAKKKAEEDAKKAAAEEAKKQAADDAKKKAAEDAKKKAAEDAKKKATEDAKKKSTADAAKKAQEAARKSAEEKKAQALADLLSDKPERQQALADEQGDETAGSFDDLIRVRASEGWSRPPSARNNMSVILQIGMLPDGTISSVSVAKSSGDGPFDSSAVAAVKNIGRLTEMQGLKPADFAPYRSFKMTFTPGDLAL comes from the coding sequence ATGCAGCCAATTCGAGAGCCTTCCGCCTCGGAAAGCTACTTCTGGCCTGGTATCTGGGCCGTGGCCCTGCACATCCTGATTTTTGGCCTGCTCTTCGTCAGCTTCGCCATGACTCCGGATCTGCCGGAATCCAAGCCTATCGTTCAGGCAACGCTTTACCAGCTCAAATCCAAGAGCCAGGCGACGACCCAGACCAATCAGAAGATTGCCGGCGAGGCGAAGAAGTCCGCTGCGCGCCAGACTGAAGCCGAGCAGCTGGAACAGAAATTAGTCGAGCAGAAAAAGCAGGAAGCTGTAAAAGCTGCGGAACAAAAGAAAGAAGAGGCAGCTCAAAAAGCCGAGGAACAAAAGGCTGACGAAGCTGCACAGAAAGCTGAGCAGAAAGCAGAGGAAGCCAAGAAGGCCGATGACGCCAAGAAAGCCGACGATGCGAAAAAAGCTGACGAAGCCAAGAAAGTGAATGACGCTAAAAAGGTCGAAGAGAAACAACTGGCTGACATAGCCAAGAAAAAAGCCGAAGAAGACGCCAAGAAAAAGGCTGAAGAAGACGCTAAGAAAGCCGCCGCAGAGGAAGCCAAGAAACAGGCTGCCGATGACGCGAAGAAAAAAGCGGCAGAAGACGCGAAGAAGAAAGCCGCAGAAGACGCCAAGAAAAAAGCGACCGAAGACGCCAAGAAGAAATCCACAGCCGATGCGGCCAAGAAGGCGCAGGAAGCTGCGCGTAAATCGGCCGAAGAGAAAAAGGCTCAGGCCTTGGCTGATTTGCTCTCTGACAAACCGGAGCGGCAACAGGCGTTGGCGGACGAGCAAGGCGATGAAACGGCAGGTAGTTTCGATGATTTGATTCGTGTTCGCGCTTCAGAAGGTTGGAGTCGACCACCGTCAGCGCGCAACAATATGTCGGTAATACTGCAGATCGGGATGCTGCCGGACGGTACGATATCGTCTGTGTCGGTAGCCAAATCCAGCGGCGACGGTCCGTTTGACAGTTCTGCGGTAGCAGCGGTCAAGAATATTGGGCGTTTAACAGAAATGCAGGGCCTGAAGCCGGCTGACTTCGCTCCCTATCGTTCATTCAAGATGACATTCACACCTGGAGATCTAGCCTTGTGA
- the tolB gene encoding Tol-Pal system beta propeller repeat protein TolB — protein sequence MIKLFRGLLVVVLCCAATLVAADEKNILVTSGSDRATPIAVVPFGWQGGAVLPEDMAEIVSNDLRNSGYYSPIPKQNMISLPTQASEVIFRDWKALNAQYVMVGNIVPAGGRLQIQYALFNVATEQQVLTGNVSGTNDQLRDMAHYIADQSFEKLTGIKGAFSTRMLYVTAERFSENNTRFTLQRSDYDGARAVTLLQSREPILSPRFAPDGKRIAYVSFEQKRPRIFVQHIDTGRREQITNFEGLNGAPAWSPDGSKLAFVLSKDGNPEIYVMNLASRALNRVTNDSSIDTEPFFGKDGSTIYFTSDRGGKPQIYKTNISGGGAERVTFIGNYNANPKLSADEKTLVMIHRQDGFTNFKVAVQDLARGSVKILTDSNLDESPTVAPNGTMVIYATRQQGRGVLMLVSINGRVRLPLPTAQGEVREPSWSPYLN from the coding sequence GTGATCAAGCTTTTTCGAGGATTGCTAGTAGTCGTTCTCTGTTGTGCAGCCACATTGGTCGCCGCAGATGAAAAGAACATTCTGGTCACCAGCGGCAGTGACCGTGCCACCCCGATTGCTGTCGTGCCGTTTGGCTGGCAGGGCGGGGCGGTGTTGCCTGAAGATATGGCGGAAATCGTCAGCAATGACCTGCGTAACTCGGGTTATTACTCGCCTATTCCAAAGCAGAACATGATCAGCTTGCCGACCCAGGCCAGCGAAGTCATTTTCCGTGACTGGAAAGCGCTGAATGCGCAATACGTGATGGTAGGCAATATTGTTCCTGCTGGCGGTCGTCTGCAGATTCAATACGCCTTGTTCAACGTCGCGACCGAACAGCAAGTGTTGACCGGTAATGTTTCGGGGACCAACGATCAACTGCGCGACATGGCGCACTACATCGCTGACCAGTCCTTCGAAAAGCTGACCGGCATCAAAGGCGCGTTCTCTACCCGTATGCTGTACGTGACGGCTGAGCGTTTCTCGGAAAACAACACCCGCTTCACTCTGCAACGTTCGGATTACGACGGTGCCCGTGCAGTGACGCTGTTGCAGTCCCGTGAGCCGATCCTGTCGCCGCGTTTTGCACCGGATGGCAAGCGCATCGCGTATGTATCGTTTGAACAGAAGCGTCCACGTATCTTCGTTCAACATATCGATACCGGTCGCCGTGAGCAGATCACCAACTTCGAAGGCCTCAATGGCGCGCCTGCATGGTCGCCGGATGGCAGCAAGCTGGCGTTCGTGCTGTCCAAGGATGGCAACCCGGAAATCTACGTGATGAACCTGGCTTCCCGTGCCTTGAATCGCGTGACCAATGATTCTTCGATCGATACCGAACCGTTCTTCGGCAAGGATGGCTCGACGATTTACTTCACATCGGATCGTGGCGGCAAGCCACAGATCTATAAAACCAACATCAGTGGTGGCGGTGCCGAGCGAGTTACCTTTATTGGTAACTACAACGCTAACCCGAAATTATCGGCCGATGAAAAGACGCTGGTAATGATTCACAGGCAGGACGGCTTCACGAATTTCAAGGTTGCAGTGCAAGATCTGGCCCGGGGAAGTGTAAAAATCCTCACAGATAGCAACCTAGATGAGTCGCCTACTGTCGCACCCAACGGCACCATGGTAATCTACGCCACCCGCCAGCAGGGCCGGGGAGTCTTGATGCTCGTGTCCATTAATGGACGCGTAAGGCTCCCGCTTCCTACCGCTCAAGGCGAAGTCAGAGAACCTTCCTGGTCCCCTTACCTGAACTGA
- the pal gene encoding peptidoglycan-associated lipoprotein Pal → MEMLKFGKFAALALAMAVAVGCSSKGGDNAGAGAAVDPNAGYGANTGAVDGSLSEEAALRAITTFYFEYDSSDLKPEAMRALDVHAKDLKGNGARVVLEGNTDERGTREYNMALGERRAKAVQRYLVLQGVSPAQLELVSYGEERPVATGNDEQSWAQNRRVELRK, encoded by the coding sequence ATGGAAATGCTGAAGTTTGGTAAGTTTGCTGCGCTGGCTCTGGCCATGGCTGTAGCTGTAGGTTGCTCGTCCAAAGGCGGCGACAATGCCGGTGCAGGCGCTGCTGTTGATCCAAACGCTGGTTACGGCGCAAACACTGGTGCTGTTGACGGTTCCCTGAGCGAAGAAGCTGCTCTGCGCGCCATCACCACCTTCTACTTCGAATACGACAGCTCGGACCTGAAACCAGAAGCCATGCGCGCTCTGGATGTTCACGCCAAAGACCTGAAAGGCAATGGCGCTCGCGTCGTTCTGGAAGGCAACACCGACGAACGTGGTACTCGTGAGTACAACATGGCACTGGGCGAGCGTCGTGCGAAAGCCGTTCAACGCTACCTGGTACTGCAAGGTGTTTCCCCAGCTCAGCTGGAACTGGTTTCCTACGGCGAAGAGCGTCCAGTTGCTACCGGCAACGACGAGCAGTCCTGGGCTCAAAACCGTCGCGTCGAACTGCGTAAGTAA
- the ybgF gene encoding tol-pal system protein YbgF, translating into MRTCRRALTVLALTLPLVAWGAAPVVDNNSGSASSNSYPPAGYGTSGAYAGGGVSAPPSAQGQLFMQLQQMQDEIARLRGMVEVQQNDIQRMKQEALERYQDLDSRIGAGGPAAAATNNSQPGGGEINASGAPVAPASQAPAAGTETPDPAKEKLYYEAAFDLIKAKDFDKASQAFTAFLRKYPNSSYAGNAQYWLGEVNLAKGDLQGAGQAFAKVSQLYPKHAKVPDSLYKLADVERRLGHTDKVKGILQQVVAQYPGTSAAQLAQRDLQRL; encoded by the coding sequence ATGCGAACGTGCCGACGTGCTCTAACCGTTTTGGCCCTCACCCTTCCACTTGTTGCGTGGGGTGCGGCTCCTGTGGTCGATAACAATTCTGGCTCTGCCAGCAGCAACAGTTATCCGCCAGCGGGTTATGGCACGTCCGGCGCCTATGCCGGGGGAGGGGTTTCGGCTCCTCCCTCGGCACAAGGTCAGCTGTTCATGCAGTTGCAACAAATGCAGGACGAAATCGCGCGTTTGCGCGGTATGGTCGAGGTCCAGCAAAACGATATCCAGCGCATGAAACAAGAAGCGCTCGAGCGGTATCAGGATCTGGATTCACGCATAGGAGCAGGCGGCCCAGCCGCAGCGGCTACCAATAATTCTCAACCCGGTGGCGGTGAAATCAACGCCAGCGGAGCACCTGTAGCGCCGGCGTCTCAAGCGCCCGCCGCAGGTACTGAAACGCCCGATCCGGCCAAGGAAAAGCTTTATTACGAAGCTGCCTTTGACCTGATCAAGGCCAAGGATTTCGATAAGGCCAGCCAGGCTTTCACTGCTTTCCTGCGCAAGTATCCAAACAGTTCATACGCGGGCAATGCCCAGTATTGGCTGGGTGAAGTGAATCTGGCCAAAGGCGACCTGCAAGGCGCCGGTCAGGCATTTGCCAAGGTCAGCCAGCTTTATCCCAAGCACGCCAAGGTGCCGGACTCGCTGTACAAGCTCGCTGATGTCGAGCGCCGTCTCGGTCATACCGACAAGGTAAAAGGCATTTTGCAGCAGGTTGTCGCCCAGTATCCGGGCACATCGGCTGCGCAGCTGGCGCAACGAGATCTGCAGCGTCTCTGA